Proteins encoded together in one Phyllostomus discolor isolate MPI-MPIP mPhyDis1 chromosome 6, mPhyDis1.pri.v3, whole genome shotgun sequence window:
- the ATP6V1E2 gene encoding V-type proton ATPase subunit E 2: protein MALNDIEVQKRIKHMLAFIEQEANEKVEEIDAKSEEEFNIEKVRLMQTQRMKIIEYYEKKEKQIEQQKKIYISSIRNQARLKVLAAQHDLVSELMNDMKVKLIRLVENPEVYQGLLYKLMLQSLLRLLEPVMIVRCRPQDHLLVEAIVQKVTPEYMKVSQKQVKIQVDREVHLPMNTVGGVEVYSGNYRIMISNTLESRMDLIAEQKMPEIRKALFGINPNRKFFL from the coding sequence ATGGCCCTGAATGATATTGAGGTACAGAAGCGGATTAAGCACATGCTGGCTTTCATTGAGCAGGAAGCCAATGAAAAGGTAGAAGAAATAGATGCCAAGTCTGAGGAGGAATTCAACATTGAGAAAGTACGTCTTATGCAGACTCAACGAATGAAGATTATAGAGTActatgagaaaaaggaaaagcagataGAGCAGCAGAAGAAAATCTATATATCCTCCATAAGGAATCAAGCAAGGCTGAAGGTCCTGGCAGCTCAACATGACTTAGTCTCAGAGCTGATGAATGATATGAAGGTGAAACTCATCAGGCtggtggaaaacccagaagtATACCAGGGGCTGTTGTATAAACTGATGCTCCAGAGTCTGCTCCGACTGCTGGAGCCTGTGATGATTGTACGCTGCAGGCCACAGGACCACCTCCTAGTAGAGGCTATAGTGCAAAAAGTCACCCCTGAATATATGAAAGTCTCCCAAAAACAGGTGAAAATCCAAGTTGATCGAGAGGTGCACCTACCTATGAACACAGTGGGAGGTGTGGAGGTCTACAGTGGAAATTATAGAATAATGATTTCCAATACCCTGGAAAGTCGAATGGATCTGATAGCCGAGCAAAAGATGCCAGAAATACGAAAGGCCTTATTTGGAATCAATCCCAACAGGAAGTTTTTCCTGTAA